The Campylobacter concisus sequence TGATGAAACTCCCTTAAGCGGCCTTTTTGTGGGCGCTCGTAGCGAAACATCGAGCCATGATAAAAGCAGCGTTTTGTCACGTTTGCCCTGTCAAGTTTTGCCTCGATAAAGGCTCTAACCACGCCAGCCGTGCCCTCAGGACGCAAGCAAACATCGTTGCCGCCTTTGTCTTCAAACTGATACATCTCTTTGCCCACGATGTCACTGCTCTCGCCGACACTTCTTTTAAAAAGCGCCGTCTCCTCGAGGTGTGGGGTCAAAATTTGCTCATATCCGTAGTTTTTTGCGACTTCCTCGCAGGTTTTGATTATCTGTGCGTAAAGTTTTGCGCGAGCTGGAAGCATATCTTTCATGCCACGAAGTGCCGTTATCATCGCATTATCCTTTTTTATTTTTTGTGATTTTACTTAAAATTTATAAAATTTTCTATCTCTTTTGAAATTAGCTCTATGCTTTTAGATGCGTCTATAAAAAGCGTTTCAAAGCCATTTTTGATAAGAATTTGCTTCATCAAACTTTGCACTTTTAAAAGATACTCTAGCCCACGAGCCTCGATCTTATCGCTTGTGCCTCTTGCTTTTAAGCGCGTGCTTATAAGCTCACGGCTTGCTTCAAAAAAGATGATCTTGTCTGCAAATTTATCATTTAGTGCAAATTTATTAAGCTCTAAAAGCACGTTTTCATCTAAGTTTTCATCATTTGCCAAAGCGTAGGCGATGCCAGAGATAAAGCCTCTGTCGCTTAAAATGAGCTTACTTAAATTTGGAGCAACCAGCTTTTCAAAATGCTCAGCCCTGTCAGCTAAAAAGAGTAAAATTTCAGCCCTTTTGCCTATTTTTATGCTTGAGCTTAGTAAAATTTCTCGTAAATTTTCACCAAGCTGCGTGCCGCCTGGCTCTTTTGTGACGATGGCATCACTAAATTTAGAAGCTAAAATTTCTATCTGCGTGCTCTTGCCAACGCCGTCAATGCCTTCAAACAAAACATACATTTTAGGCCTTTAAATTTTTTAGAATTTTTGCTGGCACTAGGTTGCTCACATCGCCGTCGTGTCGCAAGACTGAGCGGACGATCGAGCTTGAGATAAAGGCGTTATTTAAGCTTGGCATAAGATAAACCGTCTCAAATTCGTCCCAGAGTGCAGCGTTTGCGTAGCCGATTTGTAGCTCATACTCAAAGTCACTAACCGCACGAAGCCCCCTGATGACGGTGTTTATGCCGTGCGATTTAGCAAAATCAACAAGCAAGTTATCAAAGCCAAGAACGCTTACATTTTTTAGCTCGCAAACTGCCTCTTTTGCCATCTCTATGCGCTTTTCATGTGCGAACATTGGCTGTTTGCTGTCACTTTTTGCAACTGCGACGATTACCTT is a genomic window containing:
- the tmk gene encoding dTMP kinase, coding for MYVLFEGIDGVGKSTQIEILASKFSDAIVTKEPGGTQLGENLREILLSSSIKIGKRAEILLFLADRAEHFEKLVAPNLSKLILSDRGFISGIAYALANDENLDENVLLELNKFALNDKFADKIIFFEASRELISTRLKARGTSDKIEARGLEYLLKVQSLMKQILIKNGFETLFIDASKSIELISKEIENFINFK
- the coaD gene encoding pantetheine-phosphate adenylyltransferase; the encoded protein is MKKSCIYPGTFDPITNGHLDVIIRATKIFDKVIVAVAKSDSKQPMFAHEKRIEMAKEAVCELKNVSVLGFDNLLVDFAKSHGINTVIRGLRAVSDFEYELQIGYANAALWDEFETVYLMPSLNNAFISSSIVRSVLRHDGDVSNLVPAKILKNLKA